The Setaria viridis chromosome 2, Setaria_viridis_v4.0, whole genome shotgun sequence DNA window GTCACCATCCCCTGCCGAACGAGATCCGTGCCCGGAGCCGGAGGCCCCTGCCTGGCCGATGATGGACGCACCACACCTGCGCGCCCGGGACCCACCTGTCGGTCTCTGCATGCCGCCATGGCCCATggagctgctcctcctcctcctcctacatGTACAGTAAGGCTACTACAAGGCTTGGTGGCGTGGCCATTATAAAGGTTAGCTGCCTAAGCGGCGGCCTCTCCCCCTtgccaccagcccaccaccacccctcgcCATCAGAGAGCCAGAGAGTGTTCAGCTCCAGTTCCAGTTGCTCCACGCGACGAGCTGAGCTCCGCTGAAGCTCGAGGGAAGCGCTACTCTGCATCTAGCCTCGCCATGGCGTCAGGGGAAGCAGAGCCGCTGCAGTACACGGTGAGTGATGGGTGGTTCTGCATTGGGGAGGGAGGGCGTTCCTGACGCCGCTAGGCGCGACTTCCTGACGCCTCTCTCTGTTTCTTGCAGACCACCGTGCTGCGGGTGTCCATCCACTGCGAGGGCTGcaagaagaaggtcaagaaggTGCTCCACAACATCGAAGGTACCTGGAATGGTCTTGGTCGATAAATCTTCTCACTGTTCTTCGTTACAGCGACTGATCGAGTGGCTTAATTTGCCGCCGTGGAACGATCAGGAGTGTACAAGGTGACGGTGGACGCGGCGCAGCACAAGGTGACCGTCACCGGCAGCGTCGGCGCCGACGCGCTCGTCAGGCGGCTGCACAAGGCCGGCAAGCAGGCCGCGCtgtggccggcgccggcgcccgccgtgGTCGTCGAGGCGGCCAAGAAGCCCGAGGAGGTCGACCCGGCGCCGCCAGCGGCCGTGGAGGGCGATAAGGTCAAGGAAGGCGCGGGCAAGGCGGACGCGAAGCCGAAGGAGGCGGCCAAGGACAAGAAGCAGCCTGAAGCCGAGGGCAAGGAGAAGAAGCCGGAGAAGGACAAGGGCTCCGACAAGAAGCCCGAGAAAGCCGAGGCCGCGAAACCCAAGGACGAGGCCAAGAAGGACGTCGAGGTGACCCCGCCGAAGGAGAAGGGCTCCCCTGAGCCGACAAAAGAATCCGCAGcctccggcgaggaggcgggcGCGGAGGAGCCCAGCAGCGGCAAGAagggcaagaaaaagaagaacaagcagcagaAGGAGGGCGGCGAGTCCGAGGCCGCACCGGCGGAGAAGACGCCGCAGCCGTCGCTGCCAGCGCCGGTCCTGGCGCCCGCGCAACCTCCCGGTCCGGAGCGCCCCCTCGGCGGGTTCCCGTACTACGCGGCGCAGCCGGTGATGAGCTACAACGTGGCGCACCCGAGCTCCAGCGTGTCGTACTACGCGCCCACGCCGGTTGGGCACATGCAGCCAATgccgacgcctccgccgccaccgacgaCGATGGTGCCGTACGGGTACCCGCCGTACCCGCCGatgatgccgccgccgatgccggaGTTCATGTACGGCCCGCCGGGCATCCGGTCGTCCCCGCCGCAGGAGTCGTACAACAACATGTTCAACGAGGAGAACGCCAACTCGTGCAGCGTCATgtgacgcccccgccgccgccgccgccgcctcgccggacGCCGCACGGTG harbors:
- the LOC117842216 gene encoding uncharacterized protein translates to MASGEAEPLQYTTTVLRVSIHCEGCKKKVKKVLHNIEGVYKVTVDAAQHKVTVTGSVGADALVRRLHKAGKQAALWPAPAPAVVVEAAKKPEEVDPAPPAAVEGDKVKEGAGKADAKPKEAAKDKKQPEAEGKEKKPEKDKGSDKKPEKAEAAKPKDEAKKDVEVTPPKEKGSPEPTKESAASGEEAGAEEPSSGKKGKKKKNKQQKEGGESEAAPAEKTPQPSLPAPVLAPAQPPGPERPLGGFPYYAAQPVMSYNVAHPSSSVSYYAPTPVGHMQPMPTPPPPPTTMVPYGYPPYPPMMPPPMPEFMYGPPGIRSSPPQESYNNMFNEENANSCSVM